A genomic window from Glycine soja cultivar W05 chromosome 10, ASM419377v2, whole genome shotgun sequence includes:
- the LOC114370686 gene encoding NDR1/HIN1-like protein 26 codes for MHNNDHIPVHHVQGSNPKPVKLNRHHTMRYYVHRVHESLTTRVSKMICATFLGLLFIVGLITFILWLSLRPHRPRFHIQEFNLPGLTQNSGFENAVITFKVSARNSNQNIGVYYESMDGAVYYRDQKIGSKPLLYPFYQQPKNTTEVDGDLSGATLTVSSQRWSEFQSDRADGSVVFRLELTSVIRFKISTWDSKRHTMHANCNVGVGPDGSLLTLYKDKRCPVYFS; via the coding sequence ATGCACAACAACGACCACATACCCGTTCACCACGTGCAGGGTTCCAACCCGAAGCCCGTGAAACTGAACCGGCACCACACGATGCGGTACTACGTCCACCGGGTCCACGAAAGCCTCACAACCCGCGTCTCCAAGATGATCTGCGCTACCTTCTTAGGCCTTCTTTTTATTGTGGGCCTCATCACCTTCATCCTCTGGCTCAGCCTCCGGCCCCACAGGCCCAGGTTCCACATCCAGGAGTTCAACTTGCCGGGCCTGACCCAAAACTCCGGGTTCGAAAACGCCGTCATAACGTTCAAAGTATCCGCGCGAAACTCCAACCAGAACATCGGGGTTTACTACGAGTCCATGGACGGCGCCGTTTATTACCGGGACCAGAAAATCGGGTCCAAGCCGTTACTTTACCCGTTTTATCAGCAGCCCAAGAACACGACGGAGGTGGACGGCGATCTTAGTGGGGCGACGTTGACCGTTAGTAGTCAGCGCTGGTCGGAGTTCCAGAGCGATAGGGCTGACGGTAGCGTGGTGTTCCGCTTGGAATTGACATCTGTGATCAGATTCAAGATATCCACGTGGGACAGCAAGCGCCACACGATGCACGCCAACTGTAATGTGGGCGTGGGACCCGATGGTTCCCTCTTGACCCTTTACAAGGACAAGAGGTGCCCCGTTTATTTCTCTTGA